From the Stigmatella erecta genome, one window contains:
- the murA gene encoding UDP-N-acetylglucosamine 1-carboxyvinyltransferase has protein sequence MDKIVVKGGRALHGEVQASGAKNAALPILASSLLADGQSTYRNVPDLVDVATMLKVLRTMGCGAERLTESRKDVCEITVGPGITPEAPYDLVKTMRASVLVLGPLVARYGRARVSMPGGCAIGARPIDQHLKGLKALGADITLTEGYVEARAERLHGATVNFDLITVTGTENVMMAAVLAQGRTVLENCAREPEVEELARVLVKMGARIEGAGTSVITIDGVDRLNPVEHAILPDRIEAGTLLVAAAISGGDVLVKHAVPEHMEAVVLKLREAGCTVTTENGGVRCRAPETLRPVDVTTTEHPGFPTDMQAQLMVLLSVAHGTSVISEHIFENRFMHVAELHRMGADITIQGPTAVVKGVRKLSGAPVMATDLRASASLILAGLRAEGRTDVQRVYHLDRGYERLELKLRGLGADIQRMKA, from the coding sequence ATGGACAAGATCGTCGTGAAGGGCGGCCGCGCGCTGCATGGGGAAGTGCAGGCCTCGGGGGCGAAGAACGCCGCGCTCCCCATTCTCGCCTCCTCGCTGCTGGCCGATGGACAGAGCACCTACCGCAACGTGCCGGACCTGGTGGACGTGGCCACCATGCTCAAGGTGCTGCGGACCATGGGCTGCGGCGCCGAGCGGCTCACGGAGTCCCGGAAGGACGTCTGCGAAATCACGGTGGGCCCGGGCATCACCCCCGAGGCCCCGTATGACTTGGTCAAGACGATGCGCGCCTCGGTGCTGGTGCTGGGCCCGCTGGTGGCCCGCTACGGCCGGGCGCGCGTGTCCATGCCGGGCGGCTGCGCCATTGGCGCCCGCCCCATCGACCAGCACCTCAAGGGGCTCAAGGCGCTGGGGGCGGACATCACCCTCACCGAGGGCTACGTGGAGGCCCGGGCCGAGCGGCTGCACGGGGCCACGGTCAATTTCGACCTCATCACCGTCACCGGCACGGAGAACGTGATGATGGCCGCGGTGCTGGCCCAGGGGCGCACGGTGCTGGAGAACTGCGCGCGCGAGCCCGAGGTGGAGGAGCTGGCCCGGGTGCTCGTCAAGATGGGCGCGCGCATCGAGGGCGCGGGCACCTCCGTCATCACCATCGACGGGGTGGACCGCCTGAACCCGGTGGAGCACGCCATCCTGCCGGACCGCATCGAGGCGGGCACCCTGCTGGTGGCGGCGGCCATCAGCGGCGGCGACGTGCTGGTGAAGCACGCGGTGCCCGAGCACATGGAGGCGGTGGTGCTCAAGCTGCGCGAGGCCGGGTGCACCGTCACCACCGAGAACGGCGGGGTGCGCTGCAGGGCCCCGGAGACCCTCCGCCCGGTGGATGTGACGACCACCGAACACCCCGGCTTTCCCACGGACATGCAGGCGCAGCTCATGGTGCTCCTGAGCGTGGCCCACGGCACCTCGGTCATCTCCGAGCACATCTTCGAGAACCGCTTCATGCACGTGGCGGAGCTGCACCGGATGGGGGCGGACATCACCATCCAGGGCCCTACCGCGGTGGTGAAGGGGGTCCGGAAGCTCTCCGGGGCCCCCGTCATGGCCACGGACCTGAGGGCCAGCGCCTCCCTCATCCTGGCGGGTCTCCGAGCCGAGGGGCGCACGGACGTCCAGCGCGTCTACCACCTGGACCGGGGCTACGAGCGGCTCGAACTCAAGCTGAGGGGGCTGGGGGCCGACATCCAGCGCATGAAGGCCTGA
- a CDS encoding zf-TFIIB domain-containing protein, with the protein MICPGCNVEMADLEGDDLTLRKCGDCGGLWIDVADLNRVLLHNNLPGLESQGGKLDADALTGQCPECQVDLVRVTGGDRHHPLQYDTCESCGGIFLESEFADATDAKVAVSEIIAFFRSFSAKKKTAV; encoded by the coding sequence ATGATTTGCCCCGGTTGCAACGTCGAGATGGCCGATCTCGAAGGGGATGACCTGACGTTGCGGAAGTGTGGAGATTGCGGCGGCCTGTGGATCGACGTCGCGGACCTCAACCGGGTCCTGCTCCACAACAACCTCCCCGGGCTGGAGAGCCAGGGCGGTAAGCTGGACGCGGATGCGCTCACGGGCCAGTGCCCGGAGTGCCAGGTGGACCTGGTGCGAGTGACCGGTGGAGACCGGCACCACCCGCTCCAGTACGACACCTGCGAGTCCTGCGGTGGCATCTTCCTGGAGTCGGAGTTCGCGGACGCGACCGACGCCAAGGTCGCTGTCTCGGAGATCATCGCTTTCTTCCGCTCCTTCAGCGCGAAGAAGAAGACCGCCGTCTAG
- a CDS encoding discoidin domain-containing protein, whose protein sequence is MRRIPMLSPLLALALPLPALAAQPPAGYAQAADYLEKDSHPERYTPLNILDGRDTTVWCAPAGGKSPLSVGFKGVATVDEVRLYTGNGSDRQAFKAFARVKKLTLQGKESARTFTVEDKRGTQTVPLNPAISGAWFTLEVADTFPGKEAEAPVCLTDIVFYSEGKPLNGPHMAPKLRYDARTAPLLGTWYAGLEGAPDRFLSFYVDGTYQLVHEPLGGEEPTTLTGTYTASGAKLTLDIPKKGKAALTLEPGEAPADGHTLTLQGEQSGPWKEPFRTRP, encoded by the coding sequence ATGCGCCGCATCCCGATGCTCTCCCCGCTGTTGGCCCTCGCCCTCCCGCTGCCCGCGCTCGCCGCGCAGCCTCCCGCAGGTTACGCCCAGGCGGCGGATTACCTCGAGAAGGACTCGCACCCCGAGCGCTACACCCCCCTGAACATCCTGGATGGGCGCGACACCACCGTCTGGTGCGCGCCGGCAGGGGGCAAGAGCCCGCTGTCCGTCGGCTTCAAGGGGGTGGCCACCGTGGACGAGGTGCGCCTCTACACCGGCAACGGCTCGGACCGGCAGGCCTTCAAGGCCTTCGCCCGGGTGAAGAAGCTCACCCTGCAGGGCAAGGAGAGCGCCCGCACTTTCACGGTGGAGGACAAGCGGGGCACCCAGACGGTGCCCCTGAACCCGGCCATCTCCGGCGCCTGGTTCACCCTGGAGGTGGCGGACACCTTCCCCGGCAAGGAGGCGGAGGCCCCGGTGTGCCTCACCGACATCGTCTTCTACTCGGAGGGCAAGCCGCTCAACGGCCCCCACATGGCCCCGAAGCTGAGGTACGACGCGCGCACCGCCCCCCTGCTGGGCACCTGGTACGCGGGGCTGGAGGGGGCGCCGGACCGCTTCCTGTCGTTCTACGTGGATGGCACGTACCAGCTCGTCCACGAGCCCTTGGGGGGCGAGGAGCCCACCACGCTCACGGGGACGTACACGGCCTCGGGCGCCAAGCTGACGCTGGACATCCCCAAGAAGGGAAAGGCGGCCCTGACCCTGGAGCCGGGCGAGGCGCCGGCCGATGGACACACGCTCACCCTGCAGGGCGAGCAGTCCGGCCCTTGGAAAGAGCCCTTCCGGACCCGGCCCTGA